One Alkalicoccus halolimnae DNA segment encodes these proteins:
- a CDS encoding type IV pilus twitching motility protein PilT, with the protein MELLKEAFDKEASDIHITVGMPPVFRINGELVRRIGEAMKPEDTEAAARSVIPETMWDTFKEKGELDFSYGLPGVSRFRINAYYQRACISLAVRIVPTSVPTIQELGMPASLEKIAQKQQGLVLVTGPTGSGKSTTLASLIHYMNKTMNRHIITLEDPIEYLHTHDKSLVDQREIGFDTHSFANGLRAALRQDPDVILVGEMRDLETISTAITAAETGHLVLGTLHTTDASSTVDRIIDVFPPEQQGQVRIQTASVLAAVISQRLLLTADKQERVAATEILMNTPAVKNLIRNEKIHQIPTVMQTGRTQGMHTMEMSVRKLLQGRRIDQETAAVYVSD; encoded by the coding sequence ATGGAACTTTTAAAAGAAGCATTTGATAAAGAGGCGTCGGATATCCATATTACGGTCGGTATGCCTCCGGTTTTCCGCATTAACGGCGAACTCGTACGCCGCATCGGGGAAGCGATGAAGCCCGAAGATACTGAAGCAGCAGCCCGTAGCGTTATTCCGGAAACGATGTGGGATACATTCAAAGAAAAAGGGGAGCTGGACTTTTCCTACGGACTTCCCGGTGTATCAAGATTCCGTATCAACGCTTATTACCAGCGGGCGTGCATCAGCCTTGCTGTCCGAATTGTACCGACATCGGTCCCTACGATTCAGGAGCTCGGCATGCCTGCTTCGCTCGAAAAAATAGCTCAGAAACAGCAGGGACTCGTGCTCGTGACCGGACCGACCGGATCGGGGAAATCAACGACGCTCGCTTCCCTGATCCACTACATGAACAAAACGATGAACCGTCATATTATTACGCTTGAGGATCCGATCGAGTATCTGCATACTCACGATAAATCTCTCGTGGACCAGCGGGAAATCGGCTTTGATACACACAGCTTTGCCAATGGGCTGAGAGCAGCTCTGCGGCAGGATCCCGATGTGATTCTCGTCGGGGAAATGCGCGATCTGGAGACGATCAGCACCGCAATTACCGCAGCGGAAACCGGCCACCTTGTACTCGGTACGCTCCATACGACCGATGCCTCCTCTACGGTGGACCGCATCATCGACGTCTTCCCTCCAGAACAGCAGGGCCAGGTCCGTATCCAGACGGCGTCGGTCCTCGCAGCTGTTATTTCCCAGCGTCTGCTGCTCACCGCAGATAAACAGGAACGGGTCGCTGCAACCGAAATATTGATGAATACGCCGGCGGTGAAAAATTTGATCCGCAATGAAAAAATCCACCAGATCCCTACCGTCATGCAGACTGGTCGCACACAGGGAATGCATACGATGGAAATGTCGGTGAGGAAGCTGCTGCAGGGAAGAAGGATCGACCAGGAAACCGCGGCAGTTTACGTAAGTGACTAG